The sequence CCCCAAAATGAGTCTCTCCCATTAATAACAATACGGCTTCGCCATCACAACCTCTCCCTGACACCAGGGCTCTTGCAAGTGACCCCTTCCTCACCTCCCCTGGGTGCTTCTGCTCTGACCCTCTGCCCCTCCATCCCCTTGCAGAGGAGAAGCCAGGGGCTGACAGCGACGCGGAGGTGGAGAAGGCGCCTGAGGAGCGGCCGGTGgcagcagccagccccagcGGGGAGGACGGGACGCCCCGTGGCAGCCCCCGGTGCCTGGAGGAACGAAGCAAGGAGAGGCACAGCCCAGAGAAAGCCAAGGATGGTGCATCCCCCCGGGAGGGTCCTGGCGAGGGCCTGTTCGGCACACGGAGTCTGGAGAAGGACAAGGTGGAAGGACGGAGGAAAGAGACGGACCCGGGCAAGAAGGACACGGAGGGCGGCGGGCTGGGCAAGGAGGCCTTCGCCCCGCTGATGGTGCACACGGACAGTCCCCCGCACCTGAGTGCCGGGCacctgcagagcctggctctcTCCGGCCTCCACGGGCAGCAGTTCTTCAGCCCACTGGGCGCTGGGCAGCCCCTCTTCATCCACCCGGGACAGTTCGCCATGGCCCCCGGCGCCTTCTCTGCCATGGGCATGGGACACTTGCTGGCCTCTGTGACCGGTGGGGGCAGCCTGGAGAATGGAGCCCTCTCGTCCGCCCCGGGCGCGGCAGGGACGGCcactcccttccctttccaccTTTCCCAGCATATGTTGGCCTCTCAGGTaaggccctgctcctgccccgcATCCCTGTCCCTATCCCTGCTGCCCAGTTGGGCCCTGGAATCTCCTCTTCGTGTCTTCCCAAAAAGCTCCCTGAGTGAGCGGAGCACTTTGGGGATGCAGCTCAGGCCTGgccagtgtcacccccagtgtGGAGACATGCAGGGTGGCCCCAttgcagggaaggagctgttggTGTCCTCAGCCTCCCCCAggccctctgcagcccatggggacaAGGGAGTGACACACCCCTGACATGTTATCAGATGTGGCACAGGCAGAACGTGGGGGACATTTTGAAGGTGGCTTCAGGGTTGATTTGAGGAGGAATCTTGATTATTTTGCAGCTGCTATGGCTCCTCCACAGTCAAAGGCAGAGTCAGGAGCTGTGGCCCTGCCTGACCTGGCTGTCcccatccagcagctccctgtcttCCTGTCAGCTCTGAAACAGCTCCCACAATGCCTGTGCTGGTGTTGCCTTTCCCATCCCCTCTGATGAAATACATAAAGATGTCTTTGAACTCCCCTAATTTATCGATTCTGCTTAACAATGTGTTTTAATGTGGTTAAGGGGCTGTGATGCTGCACAGGCAAGGACATGCAGTGTGCAAGGAGGGGACAGGGTATATCTCAGAGAGGGGTTTGTGCTCGGTGTCACCAGCCTGGGTCGGGATGGGGTGGATGGGGCTCTAccacctccctcagcctgttACACGTGGACATCCCCACACTCTGTTTTTAGGATGACACTGGCTGTTCCAGATTTGCCTTGGCTTTCTTGAGGAAACATAGCtgggagggcaggcaggagaggagatgCAGCAAAGcgccagcacagctctgacccctctttctctctccacaGGGAATCCCGATGCCCACCTTCGGCGGACTCTTCCCCTACCCCTACACCTACATGGCAGCAGCCGCAGCGGCCGCCTCGGCCATGCCGGCCACCAGCGCGGCCGCCGCTGGGCCGCTGTCCCGCAACCCTTTCCTGGGCAGCAGCCGGCCCCGCCTGCGCTTCAGCCCCTACCAGCTCCCGGTCACCATCCCGCCCAGCACCAACCTGCTGACCACCGGCCTGCCCACCAGCCTCAATCCCAGCTCCGAGGGCTCCAAGGCCGGCAGCAGCCGGGAATCCAGTCCCCTGCCCGAGGTGCCCCTGCACAAGGGGGGCAGCCAGCGCCCCACTGCCTCCCCCAAAGGCTCCCTGAAGGAGTCCCTCAATGAACTGCAGAACATCCAGAGACTGGTGAGCGGGCTGGAGAGCCAGCGGGAGCTGTCACCCGGCAGGGAGTCGCCAAAGTGACCGGCGGGGTGGGCAGCGAGCCCTCCCGGCAGGGCGAGAAGCACTGGTATTTTGTACAGCacagtataaatatttattgtggAGCGAGGGGTGGGAGCAGACAGggagcagggtgctggagcagagggacgAACCTCACAGACCAAGCGGACCCACCACCCCAGAGGagccaggaggcagcagctggagcgcAGGGCTTGCCCACCCCTTcgtctgtggggctgggagcggCTCCCCTCACTCCACCGAGGCCCTGGAGCCCCCAGGACCCCTTCAATTCCCCGCTTCGGGTACTGGGCAGCTCGGAGGAGGGTGATGAGCTGGTGCTGAGACACCTGATGGacggggcagccccagcccttgCCTCGGTGGGGGGGTGAGAGGGGCCAAACCCTCATCTGTgcaaggggagggggaaggaaaaagtaattaaaaaagaaaaaaaaaagagataagaaACAGAAGATGGAAACCAAACCGCCTCGGCAGCCACCGCCGCGCAGGGCGGGCACGGCGGGGGGAGCCTCGTGGGTACCTGGGCAgatatttatgaaataaatgGTAATTTGTGTAAATAAGCTATAAGGATCCCAGAATATGCAAATTGGTATTAATTTATTCAGAGTTGTACATTGGTGTGTACATAATATTTAGAGTTTAACTCCTTGCAtttaagttttttctttttttttttttcattttacatgaaCATATATATTGTAAATGAAAACTATTTAGCTCTTTGTGATTGAAGGAGATATCGgtttctctgtgttttaaaatattgtttatcCCGCCTGTTCTCTAGGACAATCATGTGCCACTGATAAAACAATTTTTGGAGTCATTAAAACTAAGATTTCAATCCTTTAACGGacttttgcaagaaaaaaataaactaacgAATCCAAAATGTAACTAAAATATTGCTACAGTGCGGGGTATAGAAAATGCAGGAATAAACctcaggtttttatttttcacttcagaacaaaaaaaaaaaaagtataataaatttaaatatcaCAGGACTGTGCtctatatttgttttaaaataaaaagatacatGATTTGCAACGTGCTGGTTACTCGGGTATCTGTCTGTTCAGTTTTGATGAATTCTCACatctttcaataaaaaaaaaatctactcgGAGAAGTCCTGCCGGCTCCCGCCTGTTTCATTCTCGcggccgctccgccccgccgggcccgccGCTCCTCCGCAGGTGCGCGGTGCTGAGAGCCGCCCCCTCCGCGGTGCGCGGAGCCTCCGTGGCTGACGGGGAAAGATGGGAACACCCCGGGCTGCGCGGCCGCCTCCAGGGCCTTGCTCGCCCCGCCGCGGGAGGGGCGCGGCAGGTgcgcggggagggggcgcggAGGCACTGCGGGTGCGGCGGGAGGTGGCACCGGGAGCCTCCGCGGGTGCCAGCCCTGTCCCCGGGGCGAGCCGGGGAAGAAAagccggggccgccggggccgcggcaGCGGCGGGGACGGGACCGGCGGCGACAGGCGAGCTCTGGTCACACCGGCACCGACAGGGATGGAGTGAGCGGGGCAGACCGGCACCGTCGGTCATGTGGAAGGGATGACGGGGAAGGGACGACCCGGGCACGCCGGTACCGTCCGGGACGGTGGCGGAGCGACCCGAGCGCGCGGGTACCGTCAGGGACGGGGCTACCGCGGGGCGTGGGCTTTAAGTCCCCACTTCTCCCCCGGCGCCCGGAGCCGGTCGGGGCGTCTCGGGGCGCGGCCGCGGAGGAAcgagcagctcttttcctcacCAATTACCCTTCTCCCACTCGGGATTTACGGccgcgggcgcggcgggggcgcggcccCCTCGGGCTGAGGCGCAGCGCCGGGCGCAGGGCGCCCTCTGCTGGcgccgccgcgctcccgccgccgcgcGGCCCCGACGGGGGGAacggggcgggcgcggccccTCCTCGGCCTCCCCCGCGCTCCCGTCCCGGCCTtccgggggctgcgggcggggaAGGGGCTTTGAACCCCCCCAGTGACTGAGGACAGGTGCTGGGGCTGAGTTTCTCGACGACGGGAGAGGAGA is a genomic window of Corvus hawaiiensis isolate bCorHaw1 chromosome 20, bCorHaw1.pri.cur, whole genome shotgun sequence containing:
- the TBX2 gene encoding T-box transcription factor TBX2, with amino-acid sequence MRDPAFPGTAMAYHPFHAPRPADFPMSAFLAAAQPSFFPALALPPAALAKPMPDPGLAGAAEAGLHVSALGHHHQAAHLRSLKSLEPEEEVEDDPKVTLEAKELWDQFHKLGTEMVITKSGRRMFPPFKVRVSGLDKKAKYILLMDIVAADDCRYKFHNSRWMVAGKADPEMPKRMYIHPDSPATGEQWMAKPVAFHKLKLTNNISDKHGFTILNSMHKYQPRFHIVRANDILKLPYSTFRTYVFPETDFIAVTAYQNDKITQLKIDNNPFAKGFRDTGNGRREKRKQLSLPSLRMYEEPCKPDRDGGESDASSCEPSAVRDALHSPVGALPSPLRLKGSGREEKPGADSDAEVEKAPEERPVAAASPSGEDGTPRGSPRCLEERSKERHSPEKAKDGASPREGPGEGLFGTRSLEKDKVEGRRKETDPGKKDTEGGGLGKEAFAPLMVHTDSPPHLSAGHLQSLALSGLHGQQFFSPLGAGQPLFIHPGQFAMAPGAFSAMGMGHLLASVTGGGSLENGALSSAPGAAGTATPFPFHLSQHMLASQGIPMPTFGGLFPYPYTYMAAAAAAASAMPATSAAAAGPLSRNPFLGSSRPRLRFSPYQLPVTIPPSTNLLTTGLPTSLNPSSEGSKAGSSRESSPLPEVPLHKGGSQRPTASPKGSLKESLNELQNIQRLVSGLESQRELSPGRESPK